One window of Camelus dromedarius isolate mCamDro1 chromosome 18, mCamDro1.pat, whole genome shotgun sequence genomic DNA carries:
- the ID1 gene encoding DNA-binding protein inhibitor ID-1 isoform X1, translated as MKVASGSATAAAGPSCALKAGKTAGGAGEVVRCLSDQSVAISRCAGGAGARLPSLLDEQQVNVLLYDMNGCYSRLKELVPTLPQNRKVSRVEILQHVIDYIWDLELELNSESHGGTPGSRGLPARAPLSTLNGEISALAAEVRRHVFQRTIASCVAEALPSGIGGPQFSSG; from the exons ATGAAGGTCGCCAGTGGCAGCGCCACGGCCGCTGCGGGCCCCAGCTGCGCTCTGAAGGCCGGCAAGACGGCGGGCGGCGCGGGAGAGGTGGTGCGCTGCCTGTCTGACCAGAGCGTGGCCATCTCCCGCTGTGCCGGCGGCGCCGGGGCGCGCCTGCCCTCCCTGTTGGACGAGCAGCAGGTGAACGTGCTGCTCTACGATATGAACGGCTGCTATTCACGCCTTAAGGAGCTGGTGCCCACCCTGCCCCAGAACCGCAAGGTGAGCAGAGTGGAGATCCTCCAGCACGTCATCGACTACATCTGGGACTTGGAATTGGAGCTGAACTCAGAATCCCACGGCGGGACCCCCGGGAGCCGGGGGCTCCCCGCCCGGGCTCCGCTGAGCACCCTAAACGGCGAAATCAGCGCCCTGGCGGCAGAGGTGAG GCGCCATGTGTTCCAGCGGACGATCGCATCTTGTGTCGCTGAAGCGCTGCCTTCCGGGATCGGCGGACCCCAGTTCTCCAGCGGTTGA
- the ID1 gene encoding DNA-binding protein inhibitor ID-1 isoform X2: MKVASGSATAAAGPSCALKAGKTAGGAGEVVRCLSDQSVAISRCAGGAGARLPSLLDEQQVNVLLYDMNGCYSRLKELVPTLPQNRKVSRVEILQHVIDYIWDLELELNSESHGGTPGSRGLPARAPLSTLNGEISALAAEAPCVPADDRILCR; encoded by the exons ATGAAGGTCGCCAGTGGCAGCGCCACGGCCGCTGCGGGCCCCAGCTGCGCTCTGAAGGCCGGCAAGACGGCGGGCGGCGCGGGAGAGGTGGTGCGCTGCCTGTCTGACCAGAGCGTGGCCATCTCCCGCTGTGCCGGCGGCGCCGGGGCGCGCCTGCCCTCCCTGTTGGACGAGCAGCAGGTGAACGTGCTGCTCTACGATATGAACGGCTGCTATTCACGCCTTAAGGAGCTGGTGCCCACCCTGCCCCAGAACCGCAAGGTGAGCAGAGTGGAGATCCTCCAGCACGTCATCGACTACATCTGGGACTTGGAATTGGAGCTGAACTCAGAATCCCACGGCGGGACCCCCGGGAGCCGGGGGCTCCCCGCCCGGGCTCCGCTGAGCACCCTAAACGGCGAAATCAGCGCCCTGGCGGCAGAG GCGCCATGTGTTCCAGCGGACGATCGCATCTTGTGTCGCTGA